In a genomic window of Erigeron canadensis isolate Cc75 chromosome 5, C_canadensis_v1, whole genome shotgun sequence:
- the LOC122601423 gene encoding endo-1,4-beta-xylanase 5-like, with the protein MVPVQCGGNDNERFLVDAAVPYDYSFNSACLKHPDKPQYEGGIVVNPELKNGSTGWASFGNAKLRLGRSQTGNDFIVAHQRKQSFDSVSQEFFLDHEKLYTFSAWVQISYGDATVVATFKTPTGFYNAGSTKAKSGCWSMLKGGLTVNKSGSAQLYFQSENTSIDIWINSVSLQPFTQEEWKSHQHQSIEKVRKSKVKFQAVDSEGKPLANRTITIAQKYAKFPFGCAINKNILTNQDYKDWFLSRFKYTTFENEMKWYANEPNQYHEDYTAADEMLQFTQSNGVSVRGHNVFWDDPKYQPSWVSNLGPSQLAAAARKRINSVMGRYSGQVISWDVMNENLHFNFFESKLGSDISSKFYKKAKALDRNTPLFLNDYNTIESPGDQDSSPDSYLSKVKQIWAGGYTGPLSIGLEGHFSQVNIPYMRSAIDKIASSKLPIWITELDVQSGPNQAEILEQVLKEAYAHPAVNGIIIWSAWSPQGCYRMCLTDNNFNNLPTGDVVDKIVRAFFGRVVTATTDVNGFYATSLTHGNYEVKFVEDHHQTAKHIKSPPVSQYFKVGASSSSEDTMHIKIMA; encoded by the exons atggtacccgtgcaatgcggcggtaaTGACAATGAAA GATTCTTGGTAGATGCGGCGGTACCATATGATTATAGTTTTAATAGTGCG TGCTTAAAACACCCCGATAAGCCACAGTACGAAGGTGGAATAGTTGTGAACCCCGAGCTGAAAAACGGGTCAACGGGTTGGGCTTCTTTCGGCAATGCAAAGCTAAGACTAGGAAGATCACAAACCGGAAATGACTTCATTGTGGCTCATCAAAGGAAACAATCATTTGATAGTGTATCCCAGGAGTTTTTCTTAGACCACGAGAAACTTTATACGTTTTCTG CTTGGGTGCAAATAAGCTATGGGGATGCTACGGTGGTTGCTACGTTTAAGACACCAACAGGGTTTTACAATGCTGGTTCGACTAAAGCTAAATCAGGCTGCTGGTCCATGCTCAAAGGTGGGCTAACCGTGAACAAGTCTGGCTCAGCTCAACTCTATTTTCAG AGTGAAAATACATCCATTGACATATGGATCAATAGCGTTTCGTTACAACCCTTTACACAAGAAGAGTGGAAATCTCACCAACATCAAAGCATTGAGAAG GTTAGGAAAAGTAAAGTAAAATTTCAGGCAGTAGATAGTGAAGGAAAACCTTTAGCAAATAGGACAATAACAATTGCACAAAAGTATGCAAAATTCCCATTTGGATGTGCTATTAACAAAAACATCCTAACTAACCAAGACTATAAGGACTGGTTCCTTTCAAGATTCAAGTATACTACATTTGAAAATGAGATGAAATGGTATGCAAATGAACCTAACCAATACCACGAAGACTACACCGCAGCTGATGAAATGCTTCAGTTCACACAGTCAAATGGGGTTTCGGTTAGAGGCCACAATGTGTTCTGGGACGACCCAAAGTATCAACCAAGTTGGGTTTCTAACCTTGGCCCATCACAGCTCGCGGCTGCAGCCAGAAAGAGAATAAACTCAGTCATGGGCAGATACTCGGGCCAAGTGATCTCTTGGGATGTAATGAATGAGAATTTGCATTTTAACTTCTTTGAAAGCAAGCTTGGCTCGGatatttcttcaaaattttacaaaaaagcTAAAGCTCTCGATAGAAACACTCCTTTATTCTTGAATGACTATAATACAATCGAATCACCTGGGGACCAGGACTCATCTCCTGATAGTTACTTGTCGAAAGTTAAACAGATATGGGCTGGGGGCTATACCGGTCCTTTATCAATAGGATTAGAAGGTCATTTCAGCCAAGTGAACATACCTTACATGAGATCCGCAATCGATAAGATTGCAAGTTCAAAATTGCCCATTTGGATCACTGAACTAGATGTTCAATCTGGCCCGAATCAG GCAGAAATATTGGAACAAGTTCTAAAAGAGGCTTATGCACATCCAGCAGTGAATGGAATAATTATTTGGTCAGCATGGAGTCCCCAAGGCTGCTATCGAATGTGCTTAACCGACAACAATTTCAACAACTTGCCCACGGGAGACGTTGTAGACAAAATCGTACGTGCATTCTTTGGAAGAGTTGTCACAGCCACCACAGATGTTAATGGTTTCTATGCGACCTCACTAACCCATGGTAATTATGAAGTTAAATTCGTAGAAGATCATCACCAAACTGCAAAACATATAAAATCCCCACCGGTATCTCAATATTTCAAGGTTGGAGCATCGAGTTCTTCAGAAGACACTATGCATATCAAGATCATGGCTTGA
- the LOC122601424 gene encoding ubiquitin C-terminal hydrolase 12-like, translated as MLSVSKRKNEPAHYMLKIESFSLLAEAKSIKIESDVFEASGHKWRLELYPNGNDLKSGGDNISLYLVICDTESLRKGWEISTAMETGQGLAVEVFVVSELAQTDRCLSFIKPSAATSTYTWTIDNFSNVTEESIYSNVFRVGNVKWNLCLYPKGNNTGADTHLSIFLKVFDDALFPYVWRVYANFKLRVKNQSYKDDIEQGLACCFSHSDEVWGIPTIVQLNELHESGNGLLVNGVLIVEVEFLMLGALKNFI; from the exons ATGTTGTCAGTTTCAAAGAGGAAAAACGAACCTGCCCACTATATGTTGAAGATTGAGTCTTTTTCTCTTCTTGCTGAAGCTAAATCCATCAAAATTGAATCTGATGTTTTCGAAGCCAGCGGTCATAAATG GAGACTAGAATTGTATCCAAATGGAAATGATTTGAAAAGTGGCGGTGACAACATATCTTTGTATCTTGTGATATGTGACACTGAAAGCCTCCGAAAGGGGTGGGAG ATATCAACGGCGATGGAAACAGGACAAGGTTTAGC AGTTGAGGTTTTTGTTGTTTCGGAGTTAGCACAAACAGATCGTTGCTTATCATTTATAAAGCCCTCGGCAGCTACTAGTACCTACACCTGGACGATTGATAATTTTTCAAACGTGACAGAGGAAAGTATTTATTCAAATGTCTTCAGAGTTGGCAATGTCAAATG GAATTTATGCCTTTATCCAAAAGGGAACAATACAGGGGCGGATACTCATTTATCTATCTTTTTGAAAGTATTTGACGATGCTTTGTTTCCTTATGTTTGGCGAGTTTATGCAAATTTTAAGCTTCGGGTTAAGAATCAAAGTTATAAGGACGATATAGAACAAG GGCTTGCTTGCTGTTTCAGTCACTCTGATGAAGTTTGGGGTATACCTACTATTGTGCAACTGAATGAGCTCCATGAATCGGGAAACGGCTTGTTGGTGAATGGTGTTCTTATTGTGGAAGTCGAGTTCTTAATGTTGGGTGCCCTCAAAAATTTCATCTGA
- the LOC122601425 gene encoding probable inactive serine/threonine-protein kinase fnkC, with protein MDLRDCKMVIQTHLNYDSKHLSDVNNVIASVSENKAAYQAIIDRLTAPSYAPNNAESEHLVYLCQKIDWLNQVIFQLSAASSTLTQTLDHGVFSQVSKRKNEPAHYMLKIESFSLLSEAKSIKIESDIFEASCQKWRLDLYPNGKDGSNISLYLVICDTGSLSKGWEVCVDVNFFIYDHKDHNYATFQDIDGDGNRTRFNESKKIWGFDKLISLESFTESKNWYLLNDVCVFGVEVFAVSQFAENDRCLSFIKPPAAMNTYTWRIDKFSQVTGEVIFSNVFKVGNVKWNLFLYPKGYSEGKDTHLSLYLEVFDRDWFPDGWRVYAKFKLRVKNQSYKGNREREIDNWFSSSSGGWGIPCFVGLQNELHDGFLANDVLIIEVEISMLGTLKNFI; from the exons ATGGACCTTCGTGATTGTAAAATGGTCATCCAAACCCACCTCAATTACGACTCCAAACACCTCTCTGATGTGAATAACGTGATTGCATCCGTTTCTGAGAATAAAGCGGCTTACCAAGCCATAATCGACCGACTTACTGCCCCGAGTTATGCTCCTAACAACGCCGAAAGTGAGCATCTTGTATATCTTTGTCAGAAGATCGACTGgctgaatcaagttatttttcaaCTAAGCGCTGCTTCTTCAACGCTGACCCAGACGCTAGATCACGGGGTATTCTCACAAG TTTCAAAGAGGAAAAATGAACCAGCCCATTATATGTTGAAGATTGAGTCTTTCTCTCTTCTGTCTGAAGCTAAATCTATCAAAATTGAATCTGATATCTTCGAAGCCAGCTGTCAAAAGTG gAGACTAGATTTGTATCCAAATGGAAAAGATGGTAGCAACATATCTTTGTATCTTGTGATATGTGACACTGGAAGCCTCTCAAAAGGGTGGGAGGTTTGTGttgatgttaatttttttatttatgatcaTAAAGATCACAACTATGCAACTTTTCaag ATATTGATGGTGATGGGAACAGGACAAGGTTTAATGAGAGTAAGAAAATCTGGGGTTTTGACAAACTGATTTCACTTGAGTCCTTCACGGAGAGTAAAAATTGGTACCTGCTGaatgatgtgtgtgtgtttggggTTGAGGTTTTTGCCGTTTCACAATTTGCAGAAAATGATCGATGCTTATCGTTTATAAAGCCCCCGGCTGCTATGAATACCTACACTTGGAGAATTGATAAATTTTCACAAGTCACAGGAGAagttattttttcaaatgtCTTCAAAGTTGGCAATGTCAAATG GAATTTATTCCTTTATCCAAAAGGTTATAGTGAAGGGAAAGATACtcatttatctttatatttagaAGTATTTGATCGTGATTGGTTTCCTGATGGATGGCGAGTTTATGCAAAATTCAAGCTTCGGGTTAAGAATCAAAGTTATAAGGGCAATAGAGAGAGAG AAATTGACAATTGGTTCAGTAGCTCTTCTGGTGGTTGGGGTATACCATGTTTTGTGGGACTGCAGAACGAGCTCCATGATGGCTTTTTGGCGAATGATGTTCTCATTATCGAAGTCGAGATCTCAATGTTGGGCACACTAAAAAATTTCATCTGA
- the LOC122601426 gene encoding uncharacterized protein LOC122601426, which translates to MAERTSRETLEYFCDAVIHLYKREYLRKPTSHDVALLYNAHEARHHLPGMLGSLDCTHVVWRNCPRGLKGQYTRGDHKVPTIMIEAVASQDLWIWHSFFGPPGSNNDINVLNRSSLYDTTRNGTAPNTSFTLRGRLYRRGYLLTDGIYPKWSTFVKVYPHPVDPKEVKFKRVQEAARKDVERALGVLKGK; encoded by the coding sequence ATGGCCGAAAGAACAAGCCGGGAAACTCTCGAGTATTTTTGTGACGCGGTTATTCATTTGTACAAGCGGGAGTATTTGCGCAAACCGACATCCCACGACGTTGCCTTGCTGTACAATGCGCATGAGGCGCGACATCATCTGCCAGGTATGCTCGGTAGCCTTGATTGTACGCATGTTGTATGGAGGAATTGTCCTAGGGGCTTGAAAGGGCAATACACGCGAGGGGATCACAAAGTGCCGACTATCATGATTGAAGCTGTTGCGTCACAAGATTTATGGATTTGGCATTCGTTTTTTGGTCCTCCCGGAtcaaacaacgacattaatgtgttgaatCGGTCGTCGTTGTATGATACTACTAGAAATGGAACGGCTCCGAACACGTCATTCACTTTACGCGGCCGCTTGTACAGACGTGGGTATTTGCTTACTGATGGAATATATCCTAAGTGGTCTACGTTTGTAAAAGTGTATCCGCATCCAGTTGATCCAAAGGAAGTGAAATTCAAGCGAGTGCAGGAGGCGGCGAGAAAAGATGTAGAACGGGCTCTTGGGGTGCTTAAGggaaaatga
- the LOC122601427 gene encoding uncharacterized protein LOC122601427, producing the protein MLSVSRRKYEPAHYMLKIENFSVLAEDEFMKFESDVFEASGHKWLSDTESLPKGWEVYIDGNRTKFNGSNKIWGFDKLKSLESFKESTNGYLLNDACVFGVEVFVVSGFAQKDRCLSFVKPPAAMNSYTWTIDKFSDLTEEKVYSSVFKIGNVKWKLCLFPKGKNNTSNHSSLYIGVPDHDFFPDGWRVYAKFKFRVKNHSSGPNIEKETKHWFNSSADDWGLTCFVPLNELHKSANGLLVNDVLIVEVQISMLAPGGGVVVAPTGGGGGGCSSVGNGGGVLVGAAAGPRWGNDGGECEGN; encoded by the exons ATGTTGTCAGTTTCAAGGAGGAAATATGAACCAGCCCACTATATGTTGAAGATCGAGAATTTTTCTGTTCTTGCTGAAGATGAATTTATGAAATTTGAATCTGATGTTTTCGAAGCCAGCGGTCATAAATGGTTAA GTGACACTGAAAGCCTCCCAAAGGGGTGGGAGGTCT ATATCGATGGTAACAGGACAAAGTTTAATGGGAGTAACAAAATCTGGGGGTTTGACAAACTCAAATCACTCGAGTCCTTCAAAGAAAGTACAAATGGGTACCTGTTGAATGATGCGTGTGTGTTTGGAGTTGAGGTTTTTGTTGTTTCCGGCTTTGCACAAAAGGATCGATGCTTGTCGTTTGTAAAGCCCCCGGCAGCTATGAATTCGTATACTTGGACGATTGATAAGTTTTCTGATCTTACAGAAGAAAAAGTTTATTCAAGTGTCTTCAAAATTGGCAATGTCAAATG GAAACTATGCCTATTTCCAAAAGGAAAGAATAATACGTCGAATCATTCATCTCTCTATATAGGAGTACCTGACCATGATTTTTTTCCTGATGGTTGGCGAGTTTATGCAAAATTCAAGTTTCGGGTCAAGAATCATAGTTCTGGACCTAACATAGAGAAAG AAACTAAGCACTGGTTCAATAGCTCTGCTGATGATTGGGGTTTGACTTGTTTTGTGCCACTGAATGAGCTCCATAAATCGGCAAATGGCTTGTTGGTGAACGATGTTCTTATTGTGGAAGTCCAAATTTCAATG CTGGCGCCTGGCGGTGGGGTAGTGGTGGCGCCGACGGGTGGCGGAGGTGGTGGCTGCAGTAGTGTCGGCAACGGTGGCGGTGTGTTGGTGGGGGCGGCGGCGGGGCCGCGGTGGGGCaacgatggtggtgaatgtgaAGGTAATTGA
- the LOC122601428 gene encoding ubiquitin C-terminal hydrolase 13-like, whose translation MSSSSKRKTEPAHYLLKIESFSLLAEARSMKIESDVFEASGHKWRLELYPNGNGEESGGNNISLYLVICDPESFPNGWEVCVDVSFFVYDHESHRYAIFQDINGDGNRTRFNESKKMWGFDKLISLESFKEVENGYLFNDACVFGVEVFAVSEYAQNDRCLSFVKPPAANNTYTWRIDNFSDVTEEIICSDVFKIGNVKWKLSLYPKGNNAYRAHALTFFKTTFASSLY comes from the exons ATGTCGTCATCGTCAAAAAGGAAAACTGAACCAGCCCATTATCTGTTAAAGATCGAGTCTTTCTCTCTTCTTGCTGAAGCTAGATCAATGAAAATTGAATCTGATGTATTTGAAGCCAGCGGTCATAAATG GAGACTAGAATTGTATCCGAATGGAAATGGTGAGGAAAGTGGTGGTAACAACATATCTTTGTATCTAGTGATATGTGACCCTGAAAGCTTCCCAAACGGATGGGAGGTCTGTGTTGatgttagtttttttgtttatgatcaTGAAAGCCATAGGTATGCAATTTTTCAAG atatcaatGGCGATGGGAACAGGACAAGGTTTAATGAGAGTAAGAAAATGTGGGGCTTTGACAAACTAATCTCACTTGAGTCTTTCAAGGAGGTTGAAAATGGGTACTTGTTTAATGATGCGTGTGTGTTTGGAGTCGAGGTTTTTGCCGTTTCAGAGTATGCACAAAATGATCGATGCTTATCATTTGTAAAACCCCCGGCAGCTAATAATACATACACTTGGAGAATTGATAACTTTTCAGATGTTACAGAGGAAATTATTTGTTCAGATGTCTTCAAAATTGGCAATGTCAAGTG GAAATTATCCCTATATCCAAAAGGAAACAATGCATATAGAGCCCATGCCCTTACCTTTTTTAAAACAACATTTGCATCTTCTCTTTATTAA